In one window of Pseudoliparis swirei isolate HS2019 ecotype Mariana Trench chromosome 15, NWPU_hadal_v1, whole genome shotgun sequence DNA:
- the LOC130205467 gene encoding sphingosine 1-phosphate receptor 3 produces MINPQIYLHYNYTGKLDHRATVGTSSGAADPKTVVFLIICGFIVLENLTVLVAIWRNHKFHNRMYFFIGNLALCDMLAGVAYLVNLLLSGEKTLQLSPALWFVREGSMFVALGASIFSLLAIAIERHLTMIKMRPYDANKNYRVFLLIGTCWLIAVSLGALPILGWNCLDNLPDCSTILPLYTKTYVAFCITVFMVLLLAISVLYARIYILVKSSSQKVSKNRNSEHAMSLLRTVIIVVGVFITCWTPLFILLLVDVACEQRCPILYKADWFIGVAVLNSAMNPVIYTLASREMRGAFLGLVCGVCLSGAAAAKGGGGGNKRPLEPSRSKSWSSQNNPDQNQRGGGGRAEPEKGRETETDTAHGEVSVVAGGAGRAVGESDGKD; encoded by the coding sequence ATGATCAACCCTCAGATATACCTCCACTACAACTACACGGGCAAGCTGGACCACCGCGCGACCGTCGGCACGAGCTCCGGCGCCGCGGACCCCAAGACCGTCGTGTTCCTCATCATCTGCGGCTTCATCGTGCTGGAGAACCTCACCGTGCTGGTGGCCATCTGGAGGAACCACAAGTTCCACAACCGCATGTACTTCTTCATCGGAAACCTGGCGCTGTGCGACATGCTGGCCGGAGTCGCCTACCTGGTCAACCTGCTGCTGTCGGGCGAGAAGACGCTGCAGCTGTCCCCCGCGCTCTGGTTCGTCCGAGAGGGGAGCATGTTCGTGGCACTCGGCGCCTCCATCTTCAGCCTCCTGGCGATTGCGATCGAGCGACACCTGACGATGATCAAGATGAGGCCTTACGATGCCAATAAGAACTACCGCGTGTTCCTGCTGATCGGGACCTGCTGGCTGATTGCTGTATCTCTCGGGGCTTTGCCTATTCTGGGCTGGAACTGCCTGGACAACCTCCCCGACTGCTCCACGATCCTCCCTCTCTACACCAAGACATACGTGGCTTTTTGCATCACGGTGTTCATGGTTCTGCTCCTGGCCATATCGGTCCTTTACGCCCGCATCTACATCCTggtgaagtccagcagccagaaAGTGAGCAAGAACAGAAACTCCGAGCATGCGATGTCCCTCCTGCGCACCGTCATCATCGTGGTCGGAGTCTTCATCACCTGCTGGACGCCCCTCTTCATCCTGCTCCTGGTGGACGTGGCCTGCGAGCAGCGCTGCCCCATCCTGTACAAGGCGGACTGGTTCATCGGCGTGGCGGTGCTCAACTCGGCCATGAACCCGGTCATCTACACGCTGGCCAGCCGCGAGATGAGAGGCGCCTTCCTGGGCCTGGTGTGCGGCGTCTGCCTGtcgggggcggcggcggcaaagggcggcggcggcggcaacaAGCGGCCCCTGGAGCCCAGCCGGAGCAAGTCGTGGAGCAGCCAGAACAACCCCGACCAGAACCAGCGGGGGGGCGGCGGGCGGGCGGAGCCGGAGAAAGGGCGGGAGACGGAGACGGACACGGCGCACGGCGAGGTCTCGGTGGTGGCGGGAGGGGCGGGCCGAGCCGTCGGGGAGAGTGACGGGAAGGACTGA